The Argopecten irradians isolate NY chromosome 6, Ai_NY, whole genome shotgun sequence genome has a window encoding:
- the LOC138325605 gene encoding uncharacterized protein produces the protein MYFVDLLKVEDDPIETVLERIGCGHLTNTFKDNMITIEQVELLSVEDFHLLGVSTMGVRLRIVQACRNYMKAKAEVQVPECVRTFIDLQKKRVRRTNTTRKDDERKSTRRIYVGWKHMVKGNAYQLISASKGGGQHILDIEKDCNKDQLLSQILGVFLPNGRSVAQNIILEEVHSHLATFSGEALPQMPGGFTVGKYVGGVKTHPIRIYLHTEKKSDQIQDDEDLPELSRPQRRQTVNEQNEEAPDTSVDEDFASTGTPTVSFRRTGNRLRLRRFPIDVPTTTAPSLSLTTTTAPSSSIQTTTAPSLSLPTTTAPSSSVQNNNGSIIITSNNNGSIIICSNNSGSIIITSNNNSRNYFG, from the exons ATGTACTTTGTTGATTTGTTGAAAGTTGAAGATGATCCTATTGAGACAGTGTTAGAAAGGATTGGCTGTGGACATCTAACTAATACCTTTAAGGATAATATG ATTACTATAGAGCAAGTGGAATTGCTGTCAGTGGAGGACTTTCACCTGTTGGGTGTTTCTACCATGGGGGTCCGTTTACGGATTGTTCAAGCTTGTAGGAACTACATGAAAG CTAAGGCAGAGGTCCAGGTTCCTGAGTGTGTCAGGACTTTCATTGACCTGCAAAAAAAACGTGTTAGAAGAACAAACACAACGCGCAAAGATGATGAAAGGAAAAGCACTCGCAGAATATATGTTGGCTGGAAACACATGGTTAAGGGAAACGCATACCAACTAATTTCGGCCAGTAAAGGTGGAGGCCAACACATTTTAGATATTGAGAAAGACTGCAATAAGGATCAATTATTATCACAGATTTTGGGTGTCTTTCTGCCCAATGGACGATCAGTAGCCCAAAATATTATCTTGGAAGAAGTCCATAGCCATCTGGCTACATTTTCCGGGGAAGCACTGCCCCAAATGCCGGGTGGTTTCACAGTGGGAAAATATGTTGGTGGAGTAAAAACCCACCCAATAAGAATTTATTTGCATACTGAAAAG AAAAGTGACCAGATTCAAGATGATGAAGACCTGCCAGAGTTGTCGAGGCCGCAACGAAGGCAGACTGTTAATGAGCAG AATGAAGAGGCACCTGATACATCG GTGGATGAGGACTTTGCATCAACAGGCACACCAACTGTATCATTCAGAAGAACT GGAAACAGACTTAGACTGCGTCGATTCCCAatagatgtaccaacaacaacagCTCCATCATTATCACTTACAACAACAACGGCTCCATCATCATCAATTCAAACAACAACGGCTCCGTCATTATCACTTCCAACAACAACGGCTCCATCATCATCTGTTCAAAACAACAACGGCTCCATCATTATCACTTCCAACAACAACGGCTCCATCATCATCTGTTCAAACAACAGCGGCTCCATCATTATCACTTCCAACAACAACTCCAGAAACTATTTCGGATAA